In Colletotrichum higginsianum IMI 349063 chromosome 1, whole genome shotgun sequence, one genomic interval encodes:
- a CDS encoding Tim17/Tim22/Tim23 family protein has translation MAGDDDLYHPKDAIKASIQASTTLGGAGFFMAAVHNALQKQNVGAMSVFTRSGGIIAVMAIGGGAYGFTQSAMANLREKDDAWNTATAGFVAGSILGMTTKRMPVVLGLGAAFGAWQGVFQLTGGRLRGWSENKLDDEAAFDSKIAQRQAKRRPIEETIAEIGEGRGIRPPGYEERRRERLKEKYGVEINPVKATVE, from the exons atggccggcgacgacgacttgTACCACCCCAAggacgccatcaaggccaGCATCCAGGCCTCCACGACCCTTGGTGGTGCCGGTTTCTTCATGGCCGCCGTTCACAATGCCCTCCAGAAGCAGAACGTCGGCGCCATGTCCGTTTTCACCCGCAGCGGTGGCATCATCGCAGTCATGG CGATTGGTGGCGGCGCATACGGCTTCACCCAGTCGGCAATGGCCAACCTCAGAGAAAAGGACGATGCCTGGAACACGGCGACTGCCGGTTTTGTTGCCGGTTCCATTCTTGGAATGACCA CCAAGAGGATGCCCGTCGTGCTCGGCTTGGGCGCTGCCTTTGGCGCGTGGCAGGGAGTTTTCCAGCTCACTGGCGGACGTTTGAGGGGATGGTCAGAAAACAAGCTggatgacgaggccgccTTCGACAGCAAGATTGCCCAGCGCCAGGCCAAGAGACGCCCCATTGAGGAGACGATTGCAGAGATTGGCGAGGGCCGTG GCATCCGGCCACCGGGCTACGAGGAGCGGAGACGCGAGCGACTCAAGGAGAAGTACGGAGTCGAGATCAACCCCGTCAAGGCGACCGTCGAGTAA